CTCGGGTTGCAGCTGATCGTGGCCAGCGTGCCGGAGGCCATCTCGCGTGGGCTCGTGACCGAGCCGGCTGGCGGTTCGCGGAATCGGATTCAGACGCCGGTGTTGCTGGACGCGGTGGACAAGTACCGGTTCGATGCGCTGTTCGGTGGTGCGCGCCGGGACGAGGAGAAGGCGCGGGCCAAGGAGCGGGTGTTCTCGTTCCGGGACGAGTTCGGGCAGTGGGATCCGAAGAATCAGCGTCCTGAGCTGTGGTCTTTGTACAACGGCCGGCATCATCCGGGTGAGAGCATCCGGGTGTTCCCGTTGTCGAACTGGACCGAGCTGGACATCTGGCACTACATCGCGCGGGAGGCGATCCCGCTGCCGTCGATCTACTACGCGCATGAGCGTGAGGTCGTCGACCGGGACGGGATGCTGTTCGCGGTCAACGAGTTCATTGCGGCGCGGGCCGGTGAGTCGGTGTTCAAGGCCAGGGTGCGTTACCGCACGGTCGGGGATGCCACGCTGACCGCCGCCGTCGCGTCGGAGGCGGACACGGTGGAGAAGGTCATCGCCGAGGTCGCCGCGACACGGGTGACCGAGCGTGGCGCCACGCGCGGCGATGACAAGGTCAGCGAGGCGGCGATGGAAGACCGCAAGCGTGAGGGGTACTTCTGATGACCGCTGTTGCAGAGCCCGCCGCCGAGGCCCGGCACGAGGGGCGCGTCGACCTGCTGCGTTTCGCGACGGCGGGGTCGGTCGACGACGGTAAGAGCACGCTGATCGGGCGGCTGCTGTACGACACGAAGTCGCTGTTCGAAGACCAGCTCGAAGCGGTCGAGGCGGTGTCGGCGGCGCGTGGGGACGAGTACACCAACCTCGCCCTGCTCACCGACGGGCTGCGCGCCGAGCGGGAACAGGGCATCACCATCGACGTCGCCTACCGGTACTTCGCCACCCCGCGGCGCAAGTTCATCATCGCCGACACCCCCGGCCACATCCAGTACACCCGCAACATGGTCACCGGCGCCTCCACCGCCGACCTCGCGCTGGTCCTGGTCGACGCGCGCAAGGGCATCGTGGAGCAGTCACGCCGGCACGCGTTCCTGTGCTCGCTGCTGCGCGTGCCGCACCTGGTCCTGTGCGTCAACAAGATGGACCTCGTCGACTACGACCAGCAGGTTTACGACCGCATCGTCGACGAGTTCACCAGCTTCGCGGCGAAACTCGACATCACCGACCTGGCGATCATCCCCATCAGCGCGCTGCAGGGCGACAACATCGCCACACGGTCGGCCAACATGCCCTGGTACGAAGGCCCCAGCCTGCTGCACCACCTCGAACACGTGCACATCGCCTCCGACCGCAACCTCGTCGACGTCCGCTTCCCCGTCCAGTACGTCATCCGGCCCCAGTCCACGACCGTCACCGACTACCGCGGTTACGCGGGCCAGGTCGCCTCCGGCATCCTCAAACCCGGCGACGAGGTCATGGTCCTGCCCTCAGGCATGACCACCCGCATCGCCGGCATCGACACCGCCGACGGACCCGTCACCGAGGCGTTCCCGCCCATGTCGGTGAC
The Catellatospora sp. IY07-71 DNA segment above includes these coding regions:
- the cysD gene encoding sulfate adenylyltransferase subunit CysD, whose protein sequence is MREVVAEFERPVLLFSGGKDSIVMLRLAQKAFAPGRIPFPVMHVDTGHNFPEVMEYRDRRVDELGLQLIVASVPEAISRGLVTEPAGGSRNRIQTPVLLDAVDKYRFDALFGGARRDEEKARAKERVFSFRDEFGQWDPKNQRPELWSLYNGRHHPGESIRVFPLSNWTELDIWHYIAREAIPLPSIYYAHEREVVDRDGMLFAVNEFIAARAGESVFKARVRYRTVGDATLTAAVASEADTVEKVIAEVAATRVTERGATRGDDKVSEAAMEDRKREGYF
- the cysN gene encoding sulfate adenylyltransferase subunit CysN, with the translated sequence MTAVAEPAAEARHEGRVDLLRFATAGSVDDGKSTLIGRLLYDTKSLFEDQLEAVEAVSAARGDEYTNLALLTDGLRAEREQGITIDVAYRYFATPRRKFIIADTPGHIQYTRNMVTGASTADLALVLVDARKGIVEQSRRHAFLCSLLRVPHLVLCVNKMDLVDYDQQVYDRIVDEFTSFAAKLDITDLAIIPISALQGDNIATRSANMPWYEGPSLLHHLEHVHIASDRNLVDVRFPVQYVIRPQSTTVTDYRGYAGQVASGILKPGDEVMVLPSGMTTRIAGIDTADGPVTEAFPPMSVTVRLEDEIDISRGDMICRPHNTPTPAQDIEALVCWMDETKPLTVGGKYAIKHTTRTARAIVKSLQYRLDVNTLHRDETAGQLGLNDIGRVRLRTTIPLMADEYRRNRTTGGFIIIDETTNRTVAAGMIIEAG